In Nitrosarchaeum sp., a genomic segment contains:
- a CDS encoding phosphoadenylyl-sulfate reductase has translation MKKFTQEQVDELNSKIKTTEEALQWVSDNLHPRVAKASSFGAEDAVIMDIMHKINPKFRFFTLDTGRLPQETYDIMDIVRKKYNITIEVLFPDTKEVEDMVKEKGINLFYESVENRKLCCEIRKVHPINRILSTLDGWITGLRRDQTEVRKDVNIFQIDHGHGGILKINPIIDWTWEQIQDYIKKNNLPYNKLLDKGYPSIGCEPCTRAIKPGEDLRAGRWWWEQGEHKECGLHIDHK, from the coding sequence GTGAAAAAATTTACTCAAGAACAAGTAGATGAACTCAACTCTAAAATAAAAACAACAGAAGAAGCGCTTCAATGGGTTTCTGATAATTTACATCCGCGAGTTGCTAAGGCATCTAGTTTTGGTGCTGAAGACGCAGTAATTATGGATATCATGCACAAGATTAATCCAAAATTTAGATTCTTTACATTAGATACTGGGAGATTACCTCAAGAAACATATGATATTATGGATATTGTTAGAAAAAAATACAACATTACAATTGAGGTATTGTTTCCTGATACTAAAGAAGTTGAAGACATGGTTAAAGAAAAAGGCATAAATCTTTTCTATGAAAGTGTGGAAAATAGAAAATTATGTTGTGAAATCCGTAAGGTGCATCCAATTAACAGAATACTCTCTACATTAGATGGTTGGATTACTGGATTAAGACGTGATCAAACCGAAGTAAGAAAGGATGTTAATATTTTTCAAATTGATCATGGACATGGTGGAATATTAAAAATTAATCCAATTATAGACTGGACTTGGGAACAAATTCAGGATTATATTAAAAAAAATAACTTACCATACAATAAACTTCTTGACAAGGGATACCCAAGTATTGGATGTGAGCCATGTACTAGAGCAATCAAACCTGGAGAAGACTTGAGAGCAGGACGCTGGTGGTGGGAACAAGGCGAGCACAAAGAGTGTGGCCTTCATATAGACCATAAATAG
- the sat gene encoding sulfate adenylyltransferase: MSDSIKPHGGKLVNRITKSDASGLYSIQISEDLANDVENIADGIFSPLEGFLEKKDFEHVISKGRLANGLAWTIPIILDVDESTAVKMKKAGKVLLQNHQGLGIAILHVKDTFTFDKEKTAKGVYGTTDSSHPGVAKTMSMQDYLVGGKIDYIARPEETEIRKYRLTPLQTREAFAKAGWKTIVAFQTRNPPHVAHEMLQKTSITTRDGVFVNPVIGKKKSGDFVDEVIVKCYETMIEHYYPENRCKLGTLHTEMKYAGPKEAIHHAIMRQNYGCTHIIIGRDHAGVGTFYDPFAAQKIFEDYPELEITPVFFPAFFYCRKCLTYTNPKACPHGDDAKEQISGTKLRQMIDEGKSPSEFILRPEVSKVILDYPHPFVD, from the coding sequence ATGTCTGATTCAATTAAACCACATGGTGGAAAATTAGTAAATAGAATTACCAAATCTGACGCATCTGGATTATACTCTATACAAATTTCTGAAGACCTTGCAAATGATGTTGAAAACATTGCAGATGGAATTTTTAGCCCTTTAGAGGGATTTTTAGAGAAAAAAGACTTTGAACATGTAATATCAAAAGGTAGACTTGCAAACGGTTTGGCTTGGACAATTCCAATAATTTTAGATGTTGATGAATCAACAGCTGTAAAAATGAAGAAAGCTGGTAAAGTTTTACTACAAAACCATCAAGGATTAGGAATTGCTATCTTACATGTTAAAGATACATTTACTTTTGATAAAGAAAAAACTGCAAAGGGAGTATATGGAACAACTGACTCTTCTCATCCAGGTGTTGCAAAAACAATGTCTATGCAAGATTATCTAGTTGGTGGAAAAATAGATTACATTGCAAGACCTGAAGAAACCGAAATTAGAAAATATCGATTAACTCCTCTTCAAACCAGAGAAGCATTTGCAAAAGCAGGATGGAAGACAATTGTGGCTTTTCAAACCAGAAATCCACCTCATGTAGCTCATGAAATGCTTCAAAAAACATCCATTACAACAAGAGACGGTGTATTTGTAAATCCCGTAATTGGCAAGAAAAAATCTGGTGATTTTGTAGATGAAGTGATTGTAAAATGTTATGAGACAATGATTGAACATTATTACCCAGAAAACAGATGCAAACTTGGAACATTACATACTGAAATGAAGTATGCTGGACCAAAAGAAGCAATACACCATGCTATTATGAGACAAAACTATGGATGCACACACATCATTATTGGCAGAGATCATGCAGGAGTAGGAACATTTTATGATCCTTTTGCAGCCCAAAAAATATTTGAAGATTATCCCGAATTAGAAATAACTCCAGTATTTTTTCCAGCCTTTTTCTATTGCAGAAAATGTTTGACGTACACTAATCCAAAGGCTTGTCCACATGGCGATGATGCAAAAGAGCAAATCAGTGGAACTAAACTGCGACAAATGATTGATGAAGGAAAATCTCCATCTGAGTTTATCTTAAGACCTGAGGTCTCAAAGGTAATTCTAGATTATCCACATCCATTTGTTGATTAG